A window from Citrus sinensis cultivar Valencia sweet orange chromosome 3, DVS_A1.0, whole genome shotgun sequence encodes these proteins:
- the LOC127901073 gene encoding disease resistance protein RPV1-like, with translation MASMNIKKGSHWKYDVFLSFRGEDTRKNFTDHLYAALDQRGIIVFRDDKGLDRGKSISTGLLKAIQESRISIIVFPRNYAYSTWCLDELVEIVELKSTNGHQQLIFPIFYDVEPTVVRKQTASFGEAFSKHEETFRMNIEKVQKWRDALKKVANVSGWELKDRSESEFIVDIVKDILEMPSKIPAKSEIFKDLVGMDSCWNTLRFLMDKEPYGVRMIGICGMGGIGKTTLARVVYDLSSHEFEASSFLANVREISEKGGLICLQKQLLSELLKLPDTSTWNVYDGLKMIGSRLRYRKVLLIVDAAFDLKQLESLAGKHEWFGPGSRS, from the exons ATGGCTTCCATGAACATCAAAAAAGGCTCCCATTGGAAATATGATGTCTTCTTGAGCTTCAGAGGTGAAGACACCCGCAAAAATTTCACAGATCATTTGTATGCTGCTTTGGATCAAAGAGGAATCATTGTATTCAGAGATGATAAAGGACTTGATAGAGGAAAATCCATTTCAACCGGACTGTTGAAAGCAATTCAAGAATCCAGAATATCAATTATTGTTTTCCCAAGAAATTATGCTTACTCGACTTGGTGCTTGGATGAACTCGTTGAGATTGTTGAACTGAAGAGCACAAATGGTCATCAACAATTGATCTTTCCAATTTTCTATGATGTCGAACCGACCGTGGTAAGGAAACAGACAGCAAGTTTTGGAGAAGCTTTCTCTAAACATGAAGAAACTTTCAGGATGAATATAGAAAAGGTGCAAAAGTGGAGAGATGCTTTGAAAAAGGTGGCTAATGTCTCTGGCTGGGAATTGAAGGACAG GAGTGAATCAGAATTTATTGTAGATATTGTCAAGGATATCCTGGAGATGCCAAGTAaaattcctgcaaaatctGAGATTTTTAAGGATCTAGTAGGAATGGATTCATGCTGGAATACACTGAGGTTTCTTATGGATAAAGAGCCTTATGGTGTTCGTATGATTGGGATCTGTGGTATGGGAGGTATAGGTAAGACAACTCTTGCAAGAGTTGTTTATGACTTGAGCTCTCATGAATTTGAAGCAAGTAGTTTTCTTGCCAATGTTAgagaaatttcagaaaaagGCGGTCTGATCTGTTTACAAAAGCAACTCCTTTCCGAATTACTAAAGCTTCCAGATACTAGCACATGGAATGTTTATGATGGTCTCAAGATGATAGGAAGTAGGCTGCGGTACAGAAAGGTTCTTCTGATTGTCGATGCTGCATTTGATTTAAAGCAATTGGAAAGTTTAGCTGGAAAGCACGAATGGTTTGGTCCAGGCAGCAGATCATAA